In one Mycobacterium sp. NBC_00419 genomic region, the following are encoded:
- a CDS encoding enoyl-CoA hydratase: MRGRAAAARKGASVQHFDYIEYDVIDDGRIAVVTLDRPKQRNAQNRGMLVELGTAFELAEEDDTVRVVILRGAGPCFSAGHDLGSSDDVRERSPGPGQHPTYQCNGGTLTGADARHRQEWHYFFQNTKRWRNLRKITIAEVHGLVLSAGLMLTWCCDLIVAGEDTTFADVVGTRLGMCGVEYFGHPWEFGPRKAKELLLTGDSMSADEAHALGMVSKVFPSDELSARTIEFARRIAKVPTIAALLIKESVNQTVDAMGFSTALDACFTLHQLNHSHWAERNGNPLGIGTVEDGLEDWRLAPEILPAAKHRP; the protein is encoded by the coding sequence TTGCGCGGCAGGGCCGCCGCCGCGAGGAAGGGAGCATCGGTGCAGCATTTCGACTACATCGAGTACGACGTGATCGACGATGGCCGGATCGCCGTCGTCACGCTGGATCGCCCAAAACAGCGCAACGCGCAGAACCGGGGGATGCTCGTCGAACTCGGGACGGCGTTCGAACTGGCCGAAGAGGACGACACCGTGCGGGTGGTCATCCTGCGCGGTGCGGGACCGTGCTTCTCGGCGGGCCACGATCTCGGCTCCAGCGACGACGTCCGGGAGCGCTCCCCCGGTCCCGGTCAGCACCCCACCTACCAGTGCAACGGCGGAACGCTGACCGGCGCCGATGCCCGGCACCGGCAGGAGTGGCACTACTTCTTCCAGAACACCAAGCGGTGGCGCAACCTACGGAAGATCACCATCGCCGAGGTACACGGACTGGTCCTGTCGGCGGGCCTGATGCTGACCTGGTGCTGCGATCTCATCGTCGCCGGCGAGGACACGACCTTCGCCGACGTAGTGGGCACCCGGCTGGGCATGTGTGGCGTGGAGTACTTCGGCCATCCCTGGGAATTCGGGCCACGCAAGGCAAAAGAGCTCCTGCTCACCGGCGATTCGATGAGCGCCGACGAGGCACACGCCCTCGGGATGGTCAGCAAGGTCTTCCCGAGCGACGAGCTGTCGGCCCGCACCATTGAGTTCGCCCGCCGGATCGCCAAGGTGCCGACCATCGCGGCACTGCTGATCAAGGAATCGGTGAACCAGACCGTGGACGCCATGGGCTTCTCCACCGCCCTCGATGCCTGCTTCACGCTGCATCAGCTCAACCACTCGCATTGGGCCGAGCGCAACGGCAATCCGCTGGGTATCGGGACCGTCGAGGACGGTCTCGAGGACTGGCGGCTTGCGCCTGAGATCCTGCCCGCGGCCAAGCACCGCCCCTGA
- a CDS encoding FAD-binding oxidoreductase, whose translation MQPRQITVRYSDGTQKTMPAQPDQSILEAAEEHGVAIVNECQSGICGTCVATCTSGEYEMGRTEGLSEVERDARKVLTCQTFATSDCLISLQYPADDNAARLVAATGTVLAVEHVSASTALLRIDVSELGSLSYQAGQFAQLKVPGTTSWRNYSYAHPADGASTVEFIVRLLPHGEMSDYLRDRAKPGDRIAMRCSKGGFYLRPVVRPLVLVAGGTGLSAILAMAASLDAGIAQPVHLIYGVTAADDLCKLDELEELQQRIPSLTVHTVVANPGPGWDGPVGLVTDVLDPSMFGGGDSDAYLCGPPAMVEGTRTWLSNNGIHGTGLYYEKFVASGPARRRSAPRLDYAALNLADVRARGRGTAVVIGGSIAGIAAAKVLTETFERVIVLEKDPPHTRREGRPGAAQGWHLHHLLTAGRIELERFFPGIIDDMVREGAFDVDMAAQYRIRLGGEWKKPGTGDIQIVCAGRPLLEWCVRRRLDGEPRVDFRYDAVVSDLVYDRATNAVIGVATADDNDELDVIPAEFVVDASGKNTRLPEFLDRIGIGAPEAEQDIINCFYSTMYHKVPPERQWDDKVMVICYAYRPFEDTYAAQYYTDSSRTILSTSLVAYNCYSPPRTAREFREFANRMPSPVIGENIDGLEPASEIYNFRYPNMLRLRYEKKRNLPRSLLVVGDAYTSADPVSGLGMTLALKEVRTMQLLLDKYGPGHAQLPRRYFRTIAKMADTAWFVIREQNLRFDWLKDADKKRPFYFGALTWYMDRVMELVHDDPETYNEFLAVVHLVKPAAALMTPKVAARVVGKWARTKLSGQQTLIERNYANRTVPQIETPMVTDELLADLTATRTP comes from the coding sequence ATGCAACCTCGGCAGATCACCGTCCGCTATTCCGATGGAACGCAGAAGACGATGCCGGCGCAGCCGGACCAGTCGATCCTGGAGGCCGCCGAAGAACACGGCGTCGCGATCGTCAACGAATGCCAGAGCGGGATCTGTGGCACCTGTGTGGCGACCTGTACCTCCGGCGAGTACGAGATGGGCCGCACCGAGGGCTTGTCCGAGGTGGAACGTGATGCCCGAAAGGTACTGACCTGTCAGACCTTTGCCACCTCGGACTGTCTGATCAGCCTGCAGTATCCCGCCGACGACAACGCCGCCCGGCTGGTCGCGGCCACCGGGACGGTGCTCGCGGTGGAGCACGTCTCGGCGAGCACCGCCTTGCTGCGCATCGACGTCTCCGAGCTGGGTTCGCTGTCCTACCAGGCGGGGCAGTTCGCCCAGCTCAAGGTTCCCGGTACGACGTCCTGGCGCAACTACTCCTACGCCCATCCTGCCGATGGTGCTAGCACGGTGGAGTTCATCGTTCGCCTGCTGCCGCACGGCGAGATGTCGGATTATCTGCGTGATCGGGCCAAGCCCGGTGACCGGATCGCGATGCGGTGCAGCAAGGGCGGCTTCTATCTGCGCCCGGTCGTGCGGCCACTGGTACTGGTGGCCGGCGGGACCGGGCTTTCGGCGATCCTGGCGATGGCCGCGAGCCTGGATGCCGGGATCGCCCAGCCCGTGCACCTGATCTACGGTGTGACCGCGGCCGACGACCTCTGCAAACTCGACGAACTCGAGGAGTTGCAGCAGCGCATCCCGAGCCTGACGGTGCACACGGTGGTGGCCAACCCGGGCCCCGGCTGGGACGGACCGGTCGGACTGGTCACCGACGTCCTGGACCCCAGCATGTTCGGCGGGGGCGATAGCGACGCCTATCTGTGCGGTCCGCCGGCGATGGTCGAGGGCACCCGGACCTGGCTGAGCAACAATGGAATTCACGGCACCGGCCTCTACTACGAGAAGTTCGTGGCCAGCGGGCCCGCACGCCGCCGCAGTGCACCGCGCCTGGATTACGCCGCACTGAATCTGGCCGACGTGCGCGCACGTGGCCGGGGGACCGCGGTGGTCATCGGTGGCAGCATTGCCGGTATCGCCGCGGCCAAGGTGCTCACCGAGACCTTCGAACGGGTCATCGTGCTGGAGAAGGACCCCCCGCACACCCGTCGTGAGGGCAGGCCGGGTGCCGCCCAGGGCTGGCATCTGCACCATCTGCTCACCGCAGGCCGGATCGAGTTGGAGCGATTCTTCCCCGGGATCATCGACGACATGGTGCGCGAGGGCGCGTTCGACGTCGACATGGCCGCCCAGTACCGCATCCGACTCGGCGGCGAGTGGAAGAAGCCGGGCACCGGTGACATCCAGATCGTCTGCGCCGGGCGCCCATTGCTCGAATGGTGTGTGCGGCGCCGACTGGACGGCGAACCACGCGTCGACTTCCGCTATGACGCCGTCGTCAGCGACCTGGTCTACGACCGCGCTACCAACGCCGTGATCGGTGTGGCGACAGCCGACGACAACGATGAGCTGGACGTGATACCAGCCGAATTCGTGGTCGACGCATCGGGTAAAAACACCCGGCTGCCGGAGTTCCTCGACCGCATCGGCATCGGTGCACCGGAGGCCGAACAGGACATCATCAACTGCTTCTACTCCACGATGTACCACAAGGTGCCGCCGGAACGGCAGTGGGACGACAAGGTGATGGTGATCTGCTACGCCTACCGGCCGTTCGAGGACACCTACGCCGCGCAGTACTACACCGACAGCTCCCGGACGATCCTGTCCACATCGCTGGTCGCCTACAACTGCTATTCGCCGCCGCGGACCGCCCGCGAGTTCCGGGAGTTCGCCAACCGGATGCCCTCACCGGTGATCGGGGAGAATATCGACGGCCTGGAGCCGGCGTCGGAGATCTACAACTTCCGCTACCCGAACATGCTGCGATTGCGCTACGAGAAGAAGCGCAACCTGCCCCGATCACTTCTGGTCGTCGGTGACGCCTACACCAGCGCCGACCCGGTGTCTGGTCTGGGGATGACGTTGGCGCTCAAAGAGGTTCGCACTATGCAGCTGCTGCTGGACAAGTACGGTCCGGGTCACGCGCAGCTGCCCCGCCGCTACTTCCGCACGATCGCCAAGATGGCTGACACCGCGTGGTTCGTGATCCGGGAGCAGAACCTGCGCTTCGACTGGCTAAAGGACGCCGACAAGAAGCGGCCGTTCTACTTCGGTGCGCTGACCTGGTACATGGACCGGGTGATGGAACTGGTGCATGACGATCCCGAGACTTACAACGAGTTCCTCGCTGTCGTCCACCTGGTCAAACCCGCTGCGGCGCTGATGACTCCGAAGGTGGCCGCCCGCGTCGTCGGTAAGTGGGCACGGACGAAGCTGTCGGGACAGCAGACGCTGATCGAACGCAACTATGCCAACCGCACCGTCCCGCAGATCGAGACTCCGATGGTCACCGACGAGCTGCTCGCCGATCTGACCGCCACCCGCACCCCGTAG
- a CDS encoding acyl-CoA dehydrogenase family protein, whose protein sequence is MDIDYPIEAHAFRDQIRAFLGEHLPAGWQGPGALAPDERAQVRHWWRKLLADRGLVAVSWPTRYGGGGLSVIEQVVLAEEFARAGAPEREENDSIGIDLLGNTLIALGTEDQKARFLPRILTGEDRWCQGFSEPDAGSDLAAVRTRAVLDGRDGASEATGEQHWVLNGQKIWTSAGPTANWIFVLARTDAAAPKHKGLSMLLVPIDQPGVVVRPIVNAAGHASFSEVFFTDARAAAADVLGGVGGGWATAMTVLGFERGSQITTAAIEFGRDLDRLRQLARDRGVHDDPHVRDELAWCYSRVQILRYQGYRGLTALLNGQRPGAEAAVNKVIWSEYFRRCTDLAVEILGLDALCPEGSGNGEALIIAAPGTPNSSSCWLDELLYARAATIYAGSSQIQRNVIGEKLLGLPKEPR, encoded by the coding sequence GTGGACATCGACTACCCCATCGAAGCGCACGCGTTCCGCGACCAGATCCGAGCATTCCTCGGCGAGCACCTGCCCGCCGGATGGCAAGGACCGGGTGCGCTGGCGCCCGACGAACGCGCACAAGTGCGGCACTGGTGGCGCAAGTTGCTCGCCGACCGCGGCCTGGTCGCCGTGTCCTGGCCCACCCGATACGGCGGCGGCGGGCTGTCCGTGATCGAACAGGTGGTTCTGGCCGAGGAGTTCGCCAGGGCCGGCGCGCCGGAACGCGAAGAGAACGACTCGATCGGCATCGACCTGCTGGGCAACACCCTGATCGCGCTGGGCACCGAGGACCAGAAGGCACGCTTCCTGCCCCGCATCCTGACCGGCGAAGACCGCTGGTGCCAGGGCTTCTCCGAGCCGGACGCGGGATCGGATCTGGCGGCGGTGCGGACCCGAGCGGTACTCGACGGCAGGGATGGGGCGAGCGAAGCGACGGGGGAACAACACTGGGTGCTCAACGGGCAGAAGATCTGGACCTCCGCAGGCCCGACGGCCAACTGGATCTTCGTGCTGGCGCGCACCGACGCCGCCGCACCCAAGCACAAGGGTCTGTCCATGCTGCTGGTGCCGATCGACCAGCCCGGTGTCGTCGTACGGCCCATCGTCAACGCCGCCGGGCACGCCTCGTTCTCGGAAGTGTTCTTCACCGACGCCAGGGCCGCGGCCGCCGATGTCCTCGGCGGTGTCGGCGGCGGCTGGGCAACCGCGATGACGGTGCTCGGCTTCGAGCGGGGATCCCAGATCACCACGGCGGCAATCGAGTTCGGCCGCGACCTCGACCGGCTTCGGCAGCTCGCCCGAGACCGCGGTGTGCACGACGATCCCCACGTCCGCGACGAACTGGCCTGGTGCTATTCGCGAGTGCAGATCCTGCGCTATCAGGGCTACCGTGGGTTGACCGCGCTACTGAACGGGCAGCGGCCCGGCGCCGAGGCCGCGGTCAACAAAGTGATCTGGAGCGAGTACTTCCGGCGCTGCACCGACCTCGCCGTCGAGATCCTCGGTCTCGACGCGCTGTGCCCCGAGGGGTCGGGCAACGGCGAGGCCCTGATCATTGCCGCCCCCGGGACTCCCAACTCGTCATCGTGCTGGCTCGACGAGCTGCTCTACGCACGGGCGGCGACGATCTACGCCGGCAGCTCGCAGATTCAGCGCAACGTCATCGGCGAGAAGCTCCTGGGACTACCGAAAGAGCCCCGCTGA
- a CDS encoding long-chain-fatty-acid--CoA ligase, whose protein sequence is MTTSVSTGITLSDVLSRHARVRPGNVGFIDPNRRVTFGELDARVTRLANALTQRGIGRGDRVAILALNSLEVVETWLATMRVGAIVVPINFRLVADEVAYVLADSGSVAVVVDLALAPVLEQARTTAGSVHTVLTIGGDLDDVIDAAPQTPVAADAADEDPAFIVYTSGTTGFPKGAVLSHRNLYLHAVSSIATLGHRADDDCWMGVAPLFHTAGVSGTLPAFLTGGKVVIPPSGGFDAEAIVRTVVEEQVTSCWMTPAQWQIVCAMEGLSGWDLSGVRRIWWGAAPASTTLLAQMSAAFPHAEIIAAFGQTECSPITCLLRGEDAIRKIGSVGTPMLNVEVRIVDDDMLDVEPGAVGEIVYLGPLVMKEYWNKPAETAETLRGGWFHSGDLVRQDEEGYIYVVDRKKDMIISGGENIYSAEVENVLAGHPKIAEVAVIGIPDPTWGETPLAVIVPRDPADPPTGADVEAHCRVHLAAYKRPRHVEIVEALPRNASGKVLKNVLRDEHGGQRSYAAGTDDVPLLEETIGANFERTASAYPDTEALVDVPSGHRWTYAELDEEIDLVARALMASGIDKGDRVGIWAPNCAQWVISQYATAKVGAILVTINPAYRTHELAYVLRHAGVRMLLSASEFKGSDYRSMVAEVRLEVTELAEVVFIDSDEWESLRQRAGAVSADELRSRMDSLAPSEPINIQYTSGTTGSPKGAVLSHRNVLNNGFFVTELINFGPGDRLCIPVPFYHCFGMVMGNLGCTTHGATMVIPAAGFDAAATLAAVQAEQCTALYGVPTMFIAMLGHPDLAQRDVSSLRTGIMAGAPCPVEIMKRCLAELNMSEVAIAYGMTETSPVSCQTLVDDDLERRTATVGRAHPHVEIKIVDPDTGATVKRGQPGEFCTRGYSVMLGYWHDEEKTRDAIDDEGWMHTGDLAVMRQDGYCQIVGRIKDMVIRGGENVYPREIEEFLHTHPDIDDVQVIGVPDPKYGEEICAWIKLRAGASSLDTDAVRAFSAGKLAHYKIPRYVHIVDEFPMTVTGKVRKVDMRADTVRLLGLQ, encoded by the coding sequence ATGACGACCTCGGTGTCCACCGGAATCACCCTCAGCGACGTCCTCTCCAGGCATGCCCGCGTGCGGCCCGGCAACGTCGGGTTCATCGACCCGAACCGCCGCGTCACGTTCGGCGAACTCGACGCACGGGTGACCCGGCTGGCCAACGCGCTGACCCAACGCGGCATCGGCCGCGGCGACCGGGTGGCGATACTGGCCCTCAACAGTCTCGAGGTCGTCGAGACCTGGCTGGCCACCATGCGGGTCGGCGCGATCGTGGTGCCGATCAACTTCCGGCTGGTCGCCGACGAGGTCGCCTACGTACTGGCCGACAGCGGTTCGGTGGCCGTCGTCGTGGATCTCGCGCTGGCGCCGGTACTCGAGCAGGCCCGGACGACGGCCGGCTCGGTGCACACGGTGCTGACGATCGGGGGCGACCTCGACGACGTCATCGACGCGGCACCCCAGACTCCCGTCGCCGCCGATGCCGCCGACGAGGATCCCGCCTTCATCGTCTACACCTCGGGGACAACAGGTTTCCCCAAAGGGGCGGTGCTCAGCCACCGCAACCTGTATCTGCACGCGGTCAGTTCGATCGCCACGCTGGGGCACCGTGCCGATGACGACTGCTGGATGGGCGTCGCCCCGCTGTTCCATACCGCCGGGGTGTCGGGGACCTTGCCGGCCTTTCTGACCGGCGGCAAGGTCGTCATCCCGCCGTCGGGGGGATTCGACGCCGAAGCGATCGTGCGCACCGTCGTCGAGGAGCAGGTGACCTCGTGCTGGATGACCCCGGCGCAATGGCAGATCGTCTGCGCCATGGAGGGACTCAGCGGTTGGGACCTGTCCGGCGTGCGGCGGATCTGGTGGGGTGCCGCGCCGGCGTCCACCACACTGCTCGCGCAGATGAGTGCCGCGTTCCCGCACGCCGAGATCATCGCCGCGTTCGGCCAGACCGAATGCAGCCCCATCACCTGCCTGCTCCGCGGCGAGGACGCGATCCGCAAGATCGGGTCGGTGGGGACCCCGATGCTCAATGTCGAGGTGCGCATCGTCGATGACGACATGCTCGACGTCGAACCGGGAGCCGTCGGCGAGATCGTCTATCTCGGCCCGCTGGTGATGAAGGAGTACTGGAACAAGCCGGCCGAAACCGCCGAAACGCTTCGCGGCGGATGGTTCCATTCCGGCGACCTCGTCCGGCAGGATGAGGAGGGCTACATCTACGTGGTGGACCGGAAGAAGGACATGATCATCTCCGGCGGTGAGAACATCTACAGCGCCGAAGTCGAGAACGTCCTTGCCGGGCACCCGAAGATAGCCGAAGTCGCCGTCATCGGAATCCCGGACCCGACCTGGGGTGAGACGCCGCTGGCGGTGATCGTGCCGCGTGATCCCGCCGACCCACCCACCGGTGCGGACGTCGAAGCGCACTGCCGCGTACATCTGGCCGCGTACAAGAGGCCGCGGCATGTGGAGATCGTCGAGGCGCTGCCGCGCAACGCGAGCGGCAAGGTGCTCAAGAACGTGCTGCGCGACGAGCACGGCGGGCAGCGGTCCTATGCCGCCGGGACCGACGACGTTCCCCTCCTCGAGGAGACCATCGGCGCGAACTTCGAGCGCACCGCCTCGGCCTATCCCGACACCGAGGCGCTCGTCGATGTCCCCAGCGGACATCGCTGGACCTACGCCGAACTCGACGAGGAGATCGATCTCGTCGCCCGCGCGTTGATGGCCAGCGGCATCGACAAAGGCGACCGGGTCGGCATCTGGGCACCCAACTGTGCGCAGTGGGTCATCAGCCAATACGCCACCGCCAAGGTCGGGGCGATCCTGGTCACCATCAACCCCGCCTACCGCACCCATGAACTCGCCTACGTCCTGCGCCACGCCGGCGTGCGGATGCTGTTGTCGGCCAGTGAATTCAAGGGCTCCGACTACCGCAGCATGGTGGCCGAGGTACGCCTCGAGGTCACCGAGCTGGCCGAGGTGGTGTTCATCGACTCCGACGAGTGGGAATCGCTTCGGCAACGGGCCGGTGCGGTCTCGGCGGACGAGCTGCGCTCCCGGATGGACTCCCTCGCACCGTCGGAGCCGATCAATATTCAATACACCTCCGGCACAACAGGTTCGCCCAAGGGGGCGGTGCTGTCACATCGCAATGTCCTCAACAACGGCTTCTTCGTCACCGAGCTGATCAACTTCGGCCCGGGCGACCGGCTGTGTATCCCGGTGCCGTTCTACCACTGCTTCGGCATGGTGATGGGCAACCTCGGCTGCACCACCCACGGGGCCACCATGGTGATCCCGGCGGCGGGCTTCGATGCCGCGGCGACACTGGCGGCGGTGCAAGCCGAGCAGTGCACCGCGCTCTACGGGGTGCCGACGATGTTCATCGCGATGCTCGGACATCCCGACCTGGCGCAGCGCGACGTGTCCTCGCTGCGGACCGGAATCATGGCAGGGGCCCCCTGCCCGGTGGAGATCATGAAGCGCTGCCTCGCCGAGCTCAACATGTCCGAGGTCGCGATCGCCTACGGGATGACCGAGACGTCGCCGGTGTCGTGTCAGACCCTCGTCGACGACGACCTCGAACGGCGCACGGCCACCGTGGGCCGCGCGCATCCGCACGTAGAGATCAAGATCGTCGACCCGGACACGGGAGCGACGGTGAAGCGGGGTCAACCCGGCGAATTTTGCACCCGCGGCTATTCGGTGATGCTCGGCTACTGGCACGACGAGGAGAAGACTCGCGACGCCATTGACGACGAGGGCTGGATGCACACCGGCGATCTGGCCGTGATGCGGCAGGACGGCTACTGCCAGATCGTCGGCCGGATCAAGGACATGGTGATCCGCGGCGGCGAGAACGTCTACCCGCGCGAGATCGAGGAGTTCCTGCACACCCATCCCGACATCGACGACGTCCAGGTGATCGGCGTTCCTGATCCGAAGTACGGCGAAGAGATCTGCGCATGGATCAAGCTGCGAGCCGGGGCAAGCAGCCTGGATACCGATGCGGTGCGCGCGTTCTCAGCCGGAAAGCTCGCGCACTACAAGATCCCGCGCTACGTCCACATCGTCGACGAGTTCCCGATGACGGTGACGGGCAAGGTGCGCAAGGTCGACATGCGCGCCGACACCGTGCGGCTACTCGGCCTTCAGTGA
- a CDS encoding acyl-CoA dehydrogenase family protein, with protein sequence MDFRYSTEQEDFRSSVRGFLQDAAPLSRVREVATDAGHDERLWQRLCRELELPGLHVPVQYGGVGASLSEAAIVMEELGRALTPVPLATHLFAVHAILRMGDEEQRARLLPGLACGDQVAAFAATATAPVTATRTAGGTTLDGVCGPILHGHVADLFVVPACADGEVGLYAVRADSPGATVASLRSFDITRPAARLTLRGAEAEPLEAAPPSEIDRVVDTARVLLAAEMLGGAEACLALSVDYACSRMQFDRPIGTFQAVKHMCAEMMIEIDATRVAVMYAAMSAEDPDELAVSAPLVKAQAADTFTLCAGSAIQVHGGIAFTWEHDLHLYFRRAKTTAALFGNSTHHRALLADRVGL encoded by the coding sequence ATGGATTTCCGTTACAGCACAGAGCAAGAGGACTTCCGTAGTTCGGTACGCGGCTTCCTGCAGGACGCCGCGCCTCTGTCACGGGTACGCGAAGTGGCCACCGACGCCGGTCATGACGAACGGCTCTGGCAGCGGCTGTGCCGGGAGCTGGAGTTACCCGGACTGCACGTGCCCGTCCAGTACGGCGGAGTGGGCGCCTCCCTTTCCGAGGCGGCGATCGTCATGGAGGAGTTGGGCCGGGCGCTGACCCCGGTGCCGCTGGCCACCCATCTCTTCGCGGTCCACGCCATTCTGCGGATGGGCGACGAGGAGCAGCGCGCCCGGCTGCTTCCGGGCCTGGCGTGCGGAGACCAGGTCGCCGCGTTCGCTGCGACGGCCACCGCACCCGTGACAGCCACCCGCACGGCCGGCGGCACCACACTCGATGGCGTGTGCGGTCCGATCCTGCACGGTCACGTGGCGGACCTGTTCGTCGTACCGGCGTGCGCCGACGGTGAGGTCGGACTGTATGCCGTGCGCGCCGACAGTCCCGGCGCCACGGTCGCATCGCTACGCTCCTTCGACATCACCCGCCCGGCCGCGCGCCTGACGCTGCGAGGGGCCGAGGCCGAACCGCTCGAGGCGGCGCCGCCGTCCGAGATCGATCGGGTGGTGGACACCGCACGGGTGCTGCTGGCCGCCGAAATGCTCGGCGGCGCCGAGGCGTGCCTGGCACTGTCCGTCGACTACGCCTGCAGCAGAATGCAATTCGACCGCCCGATCGGCACGTTCCAGGCGGTCAAGCACATGTGTGCGGAGATGATGATCGAGATCGACGCGACTCGCGTCGCGGTGATGTACGCGGCCATGAGCGCGGAGGACCCCGACGAGTTGGCGGTCAGCGCTCCGCTGGTGAAGGCCCAGGCCGCCGACACCTTCACCCTGTGCGCGGGCTCGGCGATCCAGGTACACGGGGGCATCGCCTTCACCTGGGAGCACGATCTGCACCTGTACTTCCGCCGAGCCAAGACCACCGCAGCGCTTTTCGGCAACAGCACCCACCATCGGGCGCTGCTTGCCGACCGCGTCGGCCTGTAA
- a CDS encoding LLM class flavin-dependent oxidoreductase, whose product MEIGLFLMPAHPPERSLYDATQWDLELIELADQLGYVEAWVGEHFTVPWEPICAPDLLLAQALLRTKNIKLAPGAHLLPYHHPVELAHRVAYFDHLAQGRFMLGVGASGIPGDWALFDVDGQNGEHREMTREALEIMLKVWTEDQPWEYRGKYWNANGIAPMFEGLMKRHIKPFQAPHPPIGVTGFSAGSETLKLAGERGYLPMSLDLNAEYVATHWDAVLEGAARSGRTPDRKDWRLVREVVVAETDEQAFRYAVDGMMGRNMREYVLPTFRMFGMTKFYKHNPSVPDEDVTPEYLAENTFVVGSVETVVDKLEATYDQVGGFGHLLILGFDYRDNPGPWKESMRLLAEEVMPRLNARIAKKPAGLVV is encoded by the coding sequence ATGGAAATCGGACTCTTCCTGATGCCGGCGCATCCACCGGAGCGCAGCCTTTACGACGCGACACAGTGGGACTTGGAGCTCATCGAGCTGGCTGATCAGCTGGGCTACGTCGAGGCCTGGGTCGGCGAACATTTCACTGTGCCGTGGGAACCGATCTGCGCCCCCGACCTGCTGCTGGCTCAGGCCCTGTTGCGGACCAAGAACATCAAGCTCGCCCCGGGCGCGCACCTGCTGCCGTACCACCACCCGGTCGAACTCGCGCACCGTGTCGCCTACTTCGACCACCTCGCGCAGGGCCGGTTCATGCTCGGCGTCGGCGCCAGCGGTATCCCGGGGGACTGGGCCCTGTTCGACGTCGACGGGCAGAACGGCGAGCATCGCGAGATGACCCGCGAGGCGCTCGAGATCATGCTCAAGGTCTGGACCGAGGATCAGCCCTGGGAGTATCGCGGAAAGTACTGGAACGCCAACGGTATTGCGCCGATGTTCGAGGGTCTGATGAAGCGGCACATCAAACCGTTCCAGGCGCCGCACCCGCCGATCGGGGTCACCGGGTTCAGCGCCGGCTCGGAGACACTGAAGCTCGCCGGTGAGCGCGGGTACCTACCGATGAGCCTCGACCTCAACGCCGAATACGTGGCCACCCACTGGGACGCGGTGCTCGAAGGCGCGGCCCGCTCCGGGCGGACACCGGACCGTAAGGACTGGCGACTGGTCCGCGAGGTCGTGGTCGCCGAGACCGACGAGCAGGCCTTCCGCTATGCCGTCGACGGCATGATGGGCCGCAACATGCGCGAGTACGTCCTGCCGACTTTCCGGATGTTCGGCATGACCAAGTTCTACAAGCACAATCCGTCGGTCCCCGACGAGGACGTCACACCGGAGTACCTGGCCGAGAACACCTTTGTGGTCGGATCGGTGGAGACGGTGGTCGACAAACTCGAAGCCACCTACGACCAGGTCGGCGGATTCGGTCACCTGTTGATTCTGGGCTTCGACTACCGCGACAACCCCGGCCCGTGGAAGGAATCGATGCGCCTGCTGGCCGAGGAAGTCATGCCACGTCTGAATGCCCGCATCGCCAAGAAGCCCGCTGGCTTAGTCGTCTGA